From one Streptomyces sp. CA-210063 genomic stretch:
- a CDS encoding serine/threonine-protein kinase, translated as MSTLIGQGGMGQVWTAYDQRLDRRVAVKLLRPDKVAGQEADELRRRFVRECRVTAQVDHPGLVTVHDAGSEGEELFLVMQYVDGADLADHLAEHDPYPWQWTVSVAAQLCAVLSAVHAVPIIHRDLKPRNVMVKQDGTVTVLDLGVASVMDTDTTRLTHTGSPIGSPAYMAPEQAMGGAVGPYTDLYALGVLIHELLSGNVPFTGSTALGVLHRHLYEPPVPVRRLRPEVPENLEALVLRLLSKDPQHRPSSAQETYEQLLPLLPARGMPTGSPLDPARPFLRPHAPWPDRARIPAPQPSATPDPAPAADKPDVAGAVDEVKRLLGEGRITQAVDILGAILPAAAAQHGEHSPVVRTLRKQYAATLMDDGQYRRALPELRRLADERAAEAGQADPQSLRFRYESAQCLEQLGEPAAALAEYRSLLPYFENQYVGGDPELSLDVRRRIGHLLLALGDRGAAHETLGRLLLDVERLRGPGHPLASEVRRTLQWLGQVRG; from the coding sequence CTGTCCACGCTCATCGGGCAGGGCGGCATGGGCCAGGTGTGGACGGCGTACGACCAGCGCCTCGACCGGCGCGTGGCGGTGAAGCTGCTGCGCCCGGACAAGGTCGCGGGCCAGGAGGCCGACGAGCTGCGCCGCCGCTTCGTGCGCGAGTGCCGTGTCACGGCCCAGGTCGACCACCCCGGCCTGGTGACCGTGCACGACGCGGGCAGCGAGGGCGAGGAGCTGTTCCTCGTCATGCAGTACGTCGACGGGGCCGACCTCGCCGACCATCTCGCCGAGCACGACCCCTACCCGTGGCAGTGGACCGTCTCGGTCGCCGCCCAGCTGTGCGCCGTGCTGTCCGCCGTGCACGCGGTGCCGATCATCCACCGCGACCTCAAGCCCCGGAACGTGATGGTCAAGCAGGACGGCACGGTCACCGTCCTCGACCTGGGCGTCGCCTCCGTCATGGACACCGACACCACGCGTCTCACCCACACCGGCTCGCCCATCGGCAGCCCCGCCTACATGGCCCCGGAACAGGCCATGGGCGGCGCGGTCGGCCCGTACACCGACCTGTACGCCCTCGGTGTGCTGATACACGAACTGCTCAGCGGGAACGTCCCGTTCACGGGCTCCACGGCCCTCGGTGTCCTCCACCGCCACCTCTACGAGCCGCCGGTCCCGGTCCGCCGGCTGCGCCCCGAGGTGCCCGAGAACCTGGAGGCCCTGGTCCTCCGGCTGCTCTCCAAGGACCCGCAGCACCGCCCGTCCTCCGCGCAGGAGACGTACGAACAACTCCTCCCGCTGCTCCCCGCGCGCGGTATGCCCACCGGCTCCCCGCTCGACCCCGCGCGCCCGTTCCTGCGCCCGCACGCCCCCTGGCCGGACCGCGCCCGCATCCCCGCGCCGCAGCCGTCCGCCACGCCCGACCCCGCGCCCGCGGCCGACAAGCCCGATGTGGCGGGCGCCGTCGACGAGGTCAAGCGGCTTCTCGGCGAGGGCCGCATCACCCAGGCCGTCGACATCCTCGGCGCGATCCTCCCGGCCGCCGCCGCCCAGCACGGCGAGCACTCACCGGTCGTCCGCACCCTGCGCAAGCAGTACGCGGCCACGCTGATGGACGACGGCCAGTACCGCCGCGCCTTGCCCGAGCTGCGCCGCCTCGCCGACGAGCGCGCCGCCGAGGCCGGCCAGGCCGACCCGCAGTCCCTGCGCTTCCGCTACGAGTCCGCCCAGTGCCTCGAACAGCTCGGCGAACCGGCCGCGGCCCTCGCCGAGTACCGCTCGCTGCTGCCGTACTTCGAGAACCAGTACGTGGGCGGCGACCCCGAGCTCTCCCTCGACGTCCGCCGCCGCATAGGCCACCTCCTCCTCGCCCTCGGCGACCGCGGCGCAGCCCACGAGACCCTGGGCCGCCTGCTGCTCGACGTGGAACGGCTGCGCGGGCCCGGCCATCCGCTGGCGAGCGAGGTCCGGCGCACGTTGCAGTGGCTGGGCCAGGTGCGCGGCTGA
- a CDS encoding glycoside hydrolase domain-containing protein codes for MSSKSSHRQSRKFRYAAWTAAGAAVLAGAGLAAQNSLATTTAWPAARIYTGRAFDTCTAPSLAAMKAWKGGLYGAAAVYVGGKNRGCSQPNLTASWVKSVNTLGWRLVPLYVGAQPPCQTGSSPEVITASTAASQGAADGADAVAKAAALGMKPGSALYLDMEAYDITDTACDNAVLTYVRAWHKALGAKQYRSGFYGFSSSSAKSVATATDRTDLPGNLWYAKWDKVNTTTTDWPYDPKLYTGHHRAHQYMVNSKETRGGYTITVDRNAWDAPVAIVG; via the coding sequence ATGTCCAGCAAGTCCAGCCATCGGCAGTCGAGGAAGTTCAGATACGCCGCCTGGACCGCGGCCGGCGCCGCCGTCCTCGCCGGTGCCGGTCTCGCCGCGCAGAACTCCCTCGCCACCACCACCGCCTGGCCCGCCGCCAGGATCTACACGGGCCGCGCCTTCGACACCTGCACGGCCCCCTCCCTCGCCGCGATGAAGGCATGGAAGGGCGGCCTCTACGGCGCGGCGGCGGTCTACGTCGGCGGCAAGAACCGAGGCTGCTCCCAGCCCAACCTCACCGCCTCCTGGGTGAAGTCCGTCAACACCCTCGGCTGGAGGCTCGTCCCGCTCTACGTCGGCGCCCAGCCGCCCTGCCAGACCGGCTCCAGCCCCGAGGTGATCACCGCGTCGACCGCCGCCTCCCAGGGCGCCGCCGACGGAGCCGACGCCGTGGCCAAGGCCGCAGCCCTCGGCATGAAGCCGGGCAGCGCGCTCTATCTCGACATGGAGGCGTACGACATCACGGACACGGCCTGCGACAACGCCGTCCTCACCTACGTCCGCGCCTGGCACAAGGCGCTCGGCGCCAAGCAGTACCGCTCCGGCTTCTACGGCTTCAGCAGCTCCAGCGCCAAGTCCGTCGCCACCGCCACCGACCGCACCGACCTGCCGGGCAACCTCTGGTACGCCAAGTGGGACAAGGTCAACACGACGACCACCGACTGGCCGTACGACCCGAAGCTGTACACCGGGCACCACCGCGCCCACCAGTACATGGTCAACAGCAAGGAGACCCGCGGCGGCTACACGATCACCGTGGACCGCAACGCGTGGGACGCGCCCGTGGCGATCGTGGGCTGA
- a CDS encoding SurA N-terminal domain-containing protein — MHRRRRTVLLLSAAIAAAAPLLTACGNDAHPGAAAVVGGERITVSQLENRVNAVRAAQRAASTDETQYQQVVAQSSALTRNTLNGMVLEKVLDQALDDAGVTVTRKDVQKYRSDLEKNAGGAEALEMAYLQRYNVAPEQLEESLRSDVEVQELSTALGADLNTPEGGTVFWQALSDASKKLDVDLNPRYGSWGVDQSGRVGLVDAKTPWLREVTRTGTQETA; from the coding sequence TTGCACCGCCGCCGTCGCACCGTGCTCCTCCTCTCCGCCGCGATCGCCGCCGCGGCCCCGCTCCTCACCGCCTGCGGAAACGATGCGCATCCTGGCGCGGCGGCCGTCGTCGGCGGTGAGCGGATCACGGTCTCGCAGCTGGAGAACCGGGTGAACGCGGTACGCGCCGCCCAGCGCGCCGCCAGCACCGACGAGACCCAGTACCAGCAGGTCGTCGCCCAGAGCAGCGCCCTCACCCGCAACACCCTCAACGGCATGGTCCTGGAGAAGGTCCTCGACCAGGCGCTCGACGACGCCGGCGTGACCGTCACCCGCAAGGACGTCCAGAAGTACCGTTCCGACCTCGAGAAGAACGCCGGCGGCGCCGAGGCTCTGGAGATGGCCTATCTGCAGCGCTACAACGTCGCCCCGGAGCAGCTCGAAGAGAGCCTCCGCAGCGACGTCGAGGTCCAGGAACTCTCCACCGCCCTCGGCGCAGACCTGAACACCCCGGAGGGCGGCACGGTCTTCTGGCAGGCCCTCTCCGACGCGTCCAAGAAACTCGACGTGGACCTCAACCCCCGCTACGGCAGCTGGGGCGTCGACCAGTCCGGCCGCGTGGGCCTGGTGGACGCAAAGACACCGTGGCTGCGGGAGGTCACACGGACGGGGACGCAGGAGACGGCTTAG
- a CDS encoding nucleoside triphosphate pyrophosphohydrolase — MNAHRPDGAPATPAADTTASAPGPGRVVLLTTSHRVAPGLLSWPAWQALHGADRVLCADGAHPQLPYLREAGITVEQATATADELVDACAGGRTVVVVAAAEGEPHLTDGLARLAGSGRVQMPSLELLPASYDLPGARLLDLVQVMDRIRAECPWSSQQTHKGLTKYGIEEAYELVEAIEEGDREELREELGDVLLQVVFHARIAEDDPDTPFSIDDVAAGIVTKLIHRHPHVFGDATATTPEEVKEHWLRTKAVEKRRESVTEGIPLGQPGLALASKLASRVRTAGLDVPLPVGEGPGYELLAMAVRAEAAGVDPEAALRAAARAYRDAVRAAEGLDA; from the coding sequence GTGAACGCACACCGCCCCGACGGCGCCCCCGCCACCCCGGCCGCCGACACCACGGCCTCCGCCCCCGGCCCCGGCCGGGTCGTCCTGCTCACCACCAGTCACCGTGTCGCGCCCGGCCTGCTCTCCTGGCCCGCCTGGCAGGCGCTGCACGGGGCCGACCGCGTCCTCTGCGCGGACGGGGCGCACCCCCAGCTCCCCTACCTCCGCGAGGCCGGCATAACGGTCGAGCAGGCGACCGCGACGGCCGACGAACTGGTCGACGCCTGCGCCGGCGGCCGCACGGTGGTCGTCGTGGCCGCCGCCGAGGGCGAACCCCACCTCACGGACGGCCTGGCCCGCCTCGCCGGCTCCGGCCGCGTCCAGATGCCGTCCCTGGAACTCCTCCCCGCCTCCTACGACCTCCCCGGCGCCCGCCTCCTCGACCTCGTCCAGGTCATGGACCGCATCCGCGCCGAATGCCCCTGGTCCTCCCAGCAGACCCACAAGGGCCTGACCAAGTACGGCATCGAGGAGGCGTACGAACTCGTCGAGGCCATCGAGGAGGGCGACCGCGAAGAACTCCGCGAGGAACTGGGCGACGTCCTCCTCCAGGTCGTCTTCCACGCCCGCATCGCCGAGGACGACCCCGACACGCCCTTCTCCATCGACGACGTAGCCGCCGGCATCGTCACCAAGCTCATCCACCGCCACCCCCATGTCTTCGGCGACGCCACGGCCACGACCCCGGAGGAGGTCAAGGAACACTGGCTCCGCACGAAGGCCGTGGAGAAGCGGCGCGAGTCGGTGACCGAGGGCATACCCCTCGGCCAACCGGGCCTCGCCCTGGCCTCGAAGCTCGCGTCCCGGGTGCGTACGGCGGGCCTGGACGTCCCGCTGCCGGTCGGCGAGGGCCCCGGCTACGAACTCCTGGCGATGGCGGTACGAGCCGAGGCGGCCGGAGTCGACCCCGAGGCGGCGCTGCGGGCCGCGGCCCGGGCGTACCGGGACGCGGTGCGTGCTGCTGAGGGGCTGGACGCTTAG
- a CDS encoding tetratricopeptide repeat protein — translation MERESEDETGEERSVEAGGSRSVAAGGSIGMAVTGDGATVNTVSGGTSDGSVIQAGYIATASTGPQYTGDHYDFRDAEFHDKVVARENNHTENNYYGTVPAPADWRPVADVEPWELGVSATLHIPGQPDIPPYVPRDCDEDLRAKLAHSGLVLILGERYVGKSYTAWQGVRSLDGYVFYAPHHGEDLRDLLAALQGRPGKYVISLDELTDHLGEGGLEPRLLRKLTGLGAIVLGTMRPDEYYRRRTRTAPGDRVVATARTVRLPREWTDAELRRLSHLDDPRAYPAYMWSGKEGAASYFAVGHLLFDEWRREGTRDEHPRGQLLVRAAVDLARCGVTGAVPADLLRRVQEQYGTEERESFEDALAWATTRMFGVSGLLLAGEEAGTWRAYGALVAEALRSEDLDPVPDGVWWLLLDEAQAGARIDRDAVLEAARAALHQRLEAGDVELMFAFADRVGGGESEELLRRAAEGGHPRAAEAWARHLLDSGDEPAALPYLEAAAESGSVSAARETGRLHRERAERWLWRAAESGDAEAAHRLGDLLVGSGKTNQALGWYVRAFDAGREEVATSLGRLMFYRRNMDDAKLWFRRGVALEDPAALYGLALVFQVSGDLDAAQQMYREAMKTGHLNARRNLATLLLRTGAVEEGERLLREAMAQEEEGGWAAYALAKHMEGEEALEEAGRLFHEAARQGHYFAKIRLGELPAPRKDAPATVDE, via the coding sequence GTGGAGCGGGAGTCGGAAGACGAGACGGGTGAAGAGCGCTCCGTGGAGGCCGGCGGCAGCAGGTCGGTCGCTGCCGGGGGCAGCATAGGCATGGCCGTCACCGGCGACGGCGCCACGGTCAACACCGTCTCGGGCGGAACCTCAGACGGCTCCGTCATCCAGGCCGGCTACATCGCCACGGCCTCGACAGGGCCTCAGTACACCGGTGACCACTACGACTTCCGGGACGCCGAATTCCACGACAAGGTCGTCGCCCGGGAGAACAACCACACGGAGAACAACTACTACGGCACCGTTCCTGCCCCGGCCGACTGGCGGCCGGTGGCCGATGTCGAGCCCTGGGAGCTCGGCGTCAGCGCGACACTGCACATACCCGGGCAGCCCGACATACCGCCGTACGTCCCCCGCGACTGCGACGAGGACCTGCGGGCCAAGCTCGCGCACAGCGGCCTGGTGCTGATCCTGGGGGAGCGGTACGTGGGCAAGTCGTACACGGCGTGGCAGGGCGTGCGGTCGCTGGACGGCTATGTGTTCTACGCGCCCCATCACGGCGAGGACCTGCGCGACCTGCTCGCCGCGTTGCAGGGCAGGCCCGGCAAGTACGTGATCTCGCTGGACGAGTTGACCGATCACCTCGGTGAGGGCGGCCTGGAGCCGAGGCTGTTGCGCAAGCTCACCGGCCTCGGGGCGATCGTGCTCGGCACCATGCGCCCCGACGAGTACTACCGCCGCCGGACGCGGACCGCCCCCGGCGACCGTGTTGTGGCCACGGCCCGCACGGTACGACTGCCCCGCGAGTGGACCGACGCCGAGCTACGGCGGCTGTCGCACCTCGACGACCCGCGCGCCTACCCGGCCTACATGTGGAGCGGCAAGGAGGGCGCCGCCTCGTACTTCGCGGTCGGCCACCTGCTGTTCGACGAGTGGCGGCGAGAAGGGACGAGGGACGAGCATCCGCGTGGACAGCTGTTGGTGAGGGCGGCGGTGGACCTGGCACGATGCGGCGTGACGGGCGCCGTACCGGCCGACCTGCTCAGACGGGTCCAGGAGCAGTACGGGACGGAGGAGCGCGAGTCGTTCGAGGACGCCCTCGCGTGGGCGACGACACGCATGTTCGGGGTGTCGGGACTCCTCCTGGCCGGGGAGGAGGCCGGCACGTGGCGGGCGTACGGCGCGCTGGTGGCGGAGGCGCTGCGGTCGGAGGATCTGGACCCCGTCCCGGACGGGGTGTGGTGGCTGCTTCTCGACGAGGCGCAGGCCGGGGCGCGGATCGACCGGGACGCCGTCCTGGAGGCGGCCCGTGCGGCGCTGCACCAGCGGTTGGAGGCGGGGGACGTAGAGCTGATGTTCGCCTTCGCGGACCGCGTCGGGGGCGGTGAGAGCGAGGAACTGCTGCGCCGGGCGGCCGAGGGGGGACACCCACGGGCGGCCGAAGCCTGGGCGAGGCATCTGCTGGACAGCGGCGACGAGCCGGCGGCGCTGCCGTATCTGGAGGCCGCGGCGGAGAGCGGAAGCGTCAGCGCGGCACGCGAGACGGGGCGGTTGCACCGGGAGCGTGCGGAGCGGTGGTTGTGGAGGGCGGCCGAGAGCGGTGACGCCGAGGCGGCGCACCGTCTGGGTGACCTGCTCGTCGGTAGCGGAAAGACGAACCAAGCCCTCGGGTGGTACGTCAGGGCGTTTGACGCGGGTCGGGAAGAAGTCGCGACCAGCCTCGGCCGGCTGATGTTCTACCGGCGCAACATGGACGACGCGAAGCTCTGGTTCCGGCGTGGTGTCGCCCTTGAGGACCCGGCCGCGCTGTACGGCCTCGCCCTCGTTTTCCAGGTGTCGGGCGATCTGGACGCGGCGCAGCAGATGTATCGCGAGGCCATGAAGACCGGCCATCTCAACGCGCGCCGGAATCTGGCAACTCTTCTCCTGCGCACTGGTGCCGTCGAGGAGGGAGAGAGGCTCCTTCGCGAGGCCATGGCGCAGGAGGAGGAAGGAGGCTGGGCCGCGTACGCGCTGGCAAAGCACATGGAAGGGGAGGAAGCGCTGGAAGAAGCAGGGCGGTTGTTCCATGAAGCCGCCCGGCAAGGTCACTACTTCGCGAAGATCCGGCTGGGCGAACTGCCCGCACCGCGGAAAGACGCGCCCGCTACCGTCGACGAGTGA
- a CDS encoding cytochrome P450 family protein: protein MTNQPPAPPPAPALFTWEFATDPYPAYAWLREHAPVHRTKLPSGVEAWLVTRYADAKQALADGRLSKNPAHHDEPAHAKGKTGIPGERKAELMTHLLNIDPPDHTRLRRLVSKAFTPRRVAEFAPRVQELTDHLIDQFADQGEADLIHDFAFPLPIYAICDLLGVPREDQDDFRDWAGMMIRHGGGPRGGVARSVKKMRGYLAELIHRKREALPDAPTPGEDLISGLIRASDHGEHLTENEAAAMAFILLFAGFETTVNLIGNGTYALLTHPEQRARLQASLAAEETALLETGVEELLRYDGPVELATWRFATQPLTIGGEDIAPGDPVLVVLAAADRDPARFDDPDTLDLSRRDNQHLGYGHGIHYCLGAPLARLEGQTALATLLTRLPDLRLAVDSADLRWRGGLIMRGLRTLPVEFVARKQPVSGL from the coding sequence GTGACCAACCAGCCCCCCGCCCCGCCCCCGGCCCCCGCTCTCTTCACCTGGGAATTCGCCACCGACCCCTACCCCGCCTACGCCTGGCTCCGCGAACACGCCCCCGTGCACCGCACGAAACTCCCCAGCGGCGTGGAAGCCTGGCTGGTCACGCGCTACGCCGACGCCAAGCAGGCCCTCGCCGACGGACGCCTCTCCAAGAACCCCGCACATCACGACGAGCCGGCCCACGCCAAGGGCAAGACCGGTATCCCCGGTGAGCGCAAGGCCGAGTTGATGACGCATCTGCTCAACATCGACCCGCCGGACCACACCCGCCTCCGCCGCCTCGTCTCCAAGGCGTTCACGCCCCGCCGGGTCGCCGAGTTCGCCCCCCGTGTCCAGGAACTCACCGACCACCTCATCGACCAGTTCGCGGACCAGGGCGAAGCCGACCTCATCCACGACTTCGCCTTCCCGCTCCCCATCTACGCCATCTGCGACCTGCTCGGCGTCCCCCGCGAGGACCAGGACGACTTCCGGGACTGGGCGGGCATGATGATCCGGCACGGGGGCGGGCCGCGCGGCGGCGTCGCGCGGTCGGTCAAGAAGATGCGCGGCTACCTCGCCGAACTCATCCACCGCAAGCGCGAGGCGCTGCCCGACGCTCCCACCCCCGGCGAGGACCTCATCTCCGGGCTCATCCGCGCCTCCGACCACGGTGAGCACCTCACCGAGAACGAGGCCGCGGCGATGGCGTTCATCCTGCTGTTCGCCGGGTTCGAGACGACCGTCAACCTCATCGGGAACGGCACGTACGCCCTTCTCACCCACCCCGAACAGCGCGCCCGCCTCCAGGCATCCCTCGCCGCCGAGGAGACCGCGCTGCTCGAAACCGGCGTCGAGGAACTCCTCCGCTACGACGGCCCCGTCGAACTCGCCACCTGGCGCTTCGCCACGCAGCCCCTCACGATCGGCGGGGAGGACATCGCCCCCGGCGACCCCGTCCTCGTCGTACTCGCCGCGGCCGACCGCGACCCGGCCCGTTTCGACGACCCCGACACCCTCGACCTCTCCCGCCGCGACAACCAGCACCTCGGTTACGGCCACGGCATCCACTACTGTCTCGGCGCCCCCCTCGCCCGCCTCGAAGGCCAGACCGCGCTGGCGACGCTCCTCACCCGCCTCCCCGATCTACGACTCGCCGTGGATTCGGCCGATTTGAGGTGGCGCGGAGGGCTCATCATGCGGGGATTGCGCACGCTTCCGGTGGAATTCGTCGCGCGGAAGCAGCCCGTGAGTGGTCTGTGA
- a CDS encoding LysM peptidoglycan-binding domain-containing protein → MLSGNGRHRRPRQAPALLVAAGVTGSAIAIPLLGATGASAASGTTWDQVAECESGGSWSADTGNGRYGGLQLTQANWEKYGGLDYATSADQASRSQQIAIAEKVLADQGVGVWSVCGVLHNLAGDSGSADVDTGAADGSSNSDSSSGSSDTSGTSDSSRSTDSSESSDSSANVIEGSTKADIDSDDSTGSGSDTSKGSDSSSTDDSENDNSDNSGQSDDSSAAEDTENGTGRHRGTSADESTDADADAAGDSRTGSRADSSSSGRHASRGGDAAREAVDGSYTVRAGDSLTGIANSLGLDGGWRELYAENEGTVGTDPDLILPGQTLEVGVETGEK, encoded by the coding sequence ATGCTCTCCGGGAACGGTCGTCACCGTCGCCCCCGTCAGGCTCCGGCCCTCCTCGTCGCGGCCGGAGTGACCGGCTCGGCCATCGCCATCCCACTCCTCGGCGCCACCGGCGCGAGCGCGGCCAGCGGAACCACCTGGGACCAGGTGGCGGAGTGCGAGAGCGGCGGCTCGTGGAGCGCGGACACCGGCAACGGGCGTTATGGCGGCCTCCAGCTGACCCAGGCGAACTGGGAGAAGTACGGCGGCCTCGACTATGCGACGAGCGCCGACCAGGCCAGCCGTTCGCAGCAGATAGCGATCGCCGAGAAGGTGCTCGCCGACCAGGGCGTCGGTGTCTGGTCCGTCTGCGGAGTGCTCCACAACCTCGCCGGTGACTCCGGTTCCGCCGACGTGGACACCGGCGCCGCGGACGGTTCGTCGAACTCGGACAGTTCATCCGGATCATCCGATACATCCGGTACGTCTGATTCATCCCGTTCGACTGACTCATCTGAATCATCGGACTCGTCCGCGAATGTCATCGAAGGCTCCACCAAGGCCGACATCGACTCGGATGACTCCACCGGTTCCGGCAGCGACACCTCGAAGGGGTCCGACAGCTCCTCCACTGACGACTCCGAGAACGACAACTCGGACAACTCGGGGCAGAGTGATGACTCTTCCGCCGCCGAGGACACCGAGAACGGCACCGGCCGCCACCGCGGCACCAGCGCCGACGAAAGCACCGATGCCGACGCGGACGCGGCCGGCGACTCCCGTACCGGCTCCCGTGCCGACTCCTCGTCCTCCGGCCGTCACGCATCCCGCGGTGGCGACGCGGCGCGCGAGGCCGTGGACGGCTCGTACACCGTCCGGGCGGGCGACAGCCTGACGGGCATCGCGAACTCGCTCGGGCTGGACGGCGGGTGGCGGGAGCTCTACGCCGAGAACGAGGGCACGGTCGGAACTGACCCGGACCTCATCCTTCCCGGTCAGACCCTTGAAGTCGGCGTCGAAACGGGCGAAAAGTAG
- a CDS encoding LysM peptidoglycan-binding domain-containing protein: protein MLFSSKGKHRRPSKAARAIAVAGVTGAAAIAAPLMVAGSASAATASEWDAVAQCESGGNWSINTGNGYYGGLQFSASTWAAYGGTQYASTADQASKAQQIATAEKVLAGQGKGAWPVCGTGLSSASYDGAAASSGNSNSGSSQESTQESTQETRASRSSERATVETPTGKKVKKGDGEYKVVSGDTLSAIAEKENVEGGWEKLFELNKDIIDDADFIFPGQQLHLS from the coding sequence ATGCTGTTTTCCAGCAAGGGCAAGCACCGCCGCCCGTCCAAGGCTGCTCGCGCCATCGCCGTCGCCGGTGTCACCGGTGCCGCCGCGATCGCCGCCCCGCTGATGGTCGCCGGCAGCGCCTCCGCCGCCACCGCTTCCGAGTGGGACGCCGTCGCCCAGTGCGAGTCCGGTGGTAACTGGTCCATCAACACCGGCAACGGCTACTACGGCGGCCTGCAGTTCTCGGCCTCCACCTGGGCCGCCTACGGCGGTACGCAGTACGCCTCCACCGCCGACCAGGCGAGCAAGGCCCAGCAGATCGCGACAGCCGAGAAGGTCCTCGCGGGCCAGGGCAAGGGTGCCTGGCCGGTCTGCGGCACCGGCCTGTCCAGCGCCTCGTACGACGGCGCCGCCGCCTCCAGCGGCAACTCGAACTCCGGCTCCTCGCAGGAGAGCACCCAGGAGAGCACCCAGGAGACCCGCGCCTCCCGCTCCTCCGAGCGCGCCACCGTCGAGACCCCGACCGGCAAGAAGGTCAAGAAGGGCGACGGCGAGTACAAGGTCGTCAGCGGCGACACCCTCAGCGCCATCGCCGAGAAGGAGAACGTCGAGGGTGGCTGGGAGAAGCTCTTCGAGCTGAACAAGGACATCATCGACGACGCCGACTTCATCTTCCCGGGCCAGCAGCTCCACCTGAGCTGA
- the eno gene encoding phosphopyruvate hydratase → MLVPSIDVVVAREILDSRGNPTVEVEVGLDDGSTGRAAVPSGASTGAFEAIELRDGDPNRYLGKGVEKAVLAVIEQIGPELVGYDATEQRLIDQAMFDLDATDNKGSLGANAILGVSLAVAHAASEASDLPLFRYLGGPNAHLLPVPMMNILNGGSHADSNVDIQEFMIAPIGAESFSEALRWGAEVYHTLKKVLKTKGLSTGLGDEGGFAPNLESNRAALDLIVEAIKQAGYVPGEQIALALDVAASEFYKDGSYEFEGKSRSAAEMTEYYEELVSAYPLVSIEDPLYEDDWDGWKIITDKLGDKVQIVGDDLFVTNPERLARGIEEGAANALLVKVNQIGSLTETLDAVEMAQRNGFKCMMSHRSGETEDVTIADLAVAVNCGQIKTGAPARSDRVAKYNQLLRIEEILDDAAVYAGRSAFPRFKG, encoded by the coding sequence ATGCTCGTGCCGTCCATCGACGTCGTCGTAGCCCGGGAAATCCTGGACTCCCGAGGCAATCCCACGGTCGAGGTCGAGGTCGGCCTCGACGACGGCAGCACGGGTCGTGCCGCCGTTCCGTCCGGCGCCTCCACGGGTGCCTTCGAAGCCATCGAGCTCCGTGACGGCGACCCCAACCGCTACCTCGGCAAGGGTGTCGAGAAGGCCGTCCTCGCCGTGATCGAGCAGATCGGCCCGGAGCTCGTCGGCTACGACGCCACCGAGCAGCGTCTGATCGACCAGGCGATGTTCGACCTGGACGCCACCGACAACAAGGGCTCCCTCGGCGCCAACGCCATCCTCGGCGTCTCCCTCGCCGTCGCCCACGCCGCCTCCGAGGCCAGCGACCTGCCGCTCTTCCGCTACCTGGGCGGCCCGAACGCGCACCTGCTGCCCGTTCCGATGATGAACATCCTGAACGGCGGCTCGCACGCCGACTCCAACGTGGACATCCAGGAGTTCATGATCGCCCCGATCGGCGCGGAGTCCTTCTCCGAGGCCCTGCGCTGGGGCGCCGAGGTCTACCACACCCTCAAGAAGGTGCTGAAGACCAAGGGCCTGTCCACCGGCCTCGGCGACGAGGGCGGCTTCGCCCCGAACCTGGAGTCCAACCGCGCCGCCCTCGACCTCATCGTCGAGGCCATCAAGCAGGCCGGTTACGTCCCCGGTGAGCAGATCGCGCTCGCGCTCGACGTCGCCGCGTCCGAGTTCTACAAGGACGGCAGTTACGAGTTCGAGGGCAAGTCCCGCTCGGCCGCCGAGATGACCGAGTACTACGAGGAGCTCGTCTCCGCGTACCCGCTGGTCTCCATCGAGGACCCGCTGTACGAGGACGACTGGGACGGCTGGAAGATCATCACCGACAAGCTGGGCGACAAGGTCCAGATCGTCGGCGACGACCTCTTCGTCACCAACCCCGAGCGCCTGGCCCGCGGTATCGAGGAGGGTGCCGCCAACGCCCTGCTCGTCAAGGTCAACCAGATCGGCTCGCTGACCGAGACCCTGGACGCCGTCGAGATGGCCCAGCGCAACGGCTTCAAGTGCATGATGTCCCACCGCTCCGGCGAGACCGAGGACGTCACCATCGCGGACCTCGCCGTCGCCGTGAACTGCGGTCAGATCAAGACCGGCGCCCCGGCCCGCTCGGACCGCGTCGCCAAGTACAACCAGTTGCTGCGCATCGAGGAGATCCTCGACGACGCCGCGGTGTACGCCGGCCGCAGCGCCTTCCCGCGCTTCAAGGGCTGA